One genomic segment of Cetobacterium sp. ZOR0034 includes these proteins:
- a CDS encoding P27 family phage terminase small subunit: protein MSKIRKSLEAQTKHLTQEEIKRKQLEQESVFVGNEQLEHPPDWLVNQIAINEWIRLVEQFNKKSMISNLDYNSLGGYCNAFARYVSIVTNLKTDVMIVEDVNPLVSLELKYSDEMKKYGSLLGLTMESRLKAGSGIVARIDKTLGDEFGDV, encoded by the coding sequence GTGTCAAAAATTAGAAAGTCACTTGAAGCACAAACAAAACATTTAACTCAGGAAGAGATAAAAAGAAAACAGCTAGAACAAGAATCTGTATTTGTTGGAAATGAGCAACTGGAACATCCTCCAGATTGGCTAGTAAATCAAATTGCAATTAATGAATGGATTAGACTTGTAGAGCAATTTAATAAAAAATCTATGATTAGTAATTTAGATTATAACAGCTTAGGGGGTTACTGTAATGCCTTTGCTAGATATGTTTCAATTGTAACTAATCTAAAGACTGATGTAATGATTGTAGAAGATGTAAATCCACTTGTAAGCTTAGAACTTAAATATTCAGATGAGATGAAAAAGTATGGTTCTTTATTGGGATTAACAATGGAATCAAGATTAAAAGCTGGTTCTGGAATAGTAGCTAGAATAGATAAAACATTAGGTGATGAGTTTGGAGATGTTTAA